A genomic window from Silene latifolia isolate original U9 population chromosome Y, ASM4854445v1, whole genome shotgun sequence includes:
- the LOC141634084 gene encoding uncharacterized protein LOC141634084, which produces MFVLCTTSQHVDSGIPTTSSPTAIVDADMRQDRRLEGGFAGYIFICNAKTKSDCFIYRVFGLPAIRIDVVEQIKPNAKLFLFDFDVKLLYGPYVADSVGKLALEPYAFGGRFPAQVKFSIANDCLPLPEAAFKDAIKENYLSKFKFKQDLSYEQVDKLVSLFRPITLRSPKQASLTYPSYHSVPEIPLPSLHSTHNQIPLSRGGEFLSNLCHSRIAYGRYGSARSPQPYHPDDPSFQRYDTHLRNVYIPKQAINPVVRPSPSANSYYDEDKRLLHTIYPPQIQGIVSVPAIQSSSLPASYWVAMAARTQIPIDQTSTFNPLSSKMQQERVM; this is translated from the exons ATGTTTGTACTTTGTACAACCTCTCAACATGTTGATTCTGGTATTCCAACTACGTCTAGCCCGACTGCCATTGTTGATGCAGACATGAGACAAGATCGTAGATTAGAGGGGGGTTTTGCTGGATATATATTCATTTGCAATGCTAAAACAAAATCAGACTGCTTCATCTACAGGGTTTTTGGTCTTCCAGCGATAAGGATCGATGTTGTAGAACAAATCAAACCTAATGCAAAATTGTTCTTGTTTGACTTTGATGTGAAGCTCCTGTATGGCCCCTATGTTGCTGACTCTGTTGGGAAATTAGCACTTGAACCATATGCTTTTGGGGGAAGATTCCCTGCTCAG GTGAAATTCTCGATTGCCAATGATTGCTTACCTTTGCCAGAGGCAGCTTTCAAAGATGCTATCAAAGAAAATTACCTTAGTAAATTCAAGTTTAAGCAGGATCTCAGCTATGAACAA GTAGATAAGCTGGTTTCACTGTTTCGACCTATCACTTTAAGATCACCAAAGCAGGCTTCCTTGACTTATCCCAGTTACCATTCTGTTCCGGAAATACCATTGCCTTCTTTGCATTCTACTCACAACCAAATACCCCTATCAAGGGGAGGCGAATTTCTTTCTAACCTTTGTCATTCGCGTATTGCTTATGGGCGGTATGGGTCAGCACGTTCACCCCAACCATATCATCCAGATGATCCAAGCTTTCAACGATATGATACTCATCTGCG AAATGTATACATACCTAAGCAAGCTATCAACCCAGTTGTGCGCCCTTCCCCTTCTGCAAACAGCTACTATGACGAGGATAAAAGACTTCTCCACACAATCTATCCTCCACAAATTCAAGGCATCGTATCCGTACCAGCTATCCAATCCTCATCCTTACCAGCTAGTTATTGGGTTGCTATGGCTGCTAGAACCCAGATTCCCATCGACCAAACTTCGACTTTCAACCCATTATCTAGCAAAATGCAACAGGAGCGAGTCATGTGA